From one Trifolium pratense cultivar HEN17-A07 linkage group LG1, ARS_RC_1.1, whole genome shotgun sequence genomic stretch:
- the LOC123906035 gene encoding 40S ribosomal protein S5-like — protein sequence MAEVAVLEPVAIVSDPSQIEVKLFNRWSFDDVQLSDMSLSDYIGVSASKHATYVPHTAGRYSQKRFRKANCPIVERLTNSLMMHGRNNGKKLMAAKIIQHAMEIIHLLTDQNPIQVICDAIVNSGPREDATRIGSAGVVRRQAVDISPLRRVNQAIYLLTTGAREASFRNIKTVAECLADELINAAKGSSNSYAIKKKDEIERVAKANR from the exons ATGGCTGAAGTTGCTGTTCTAGAACCTGTTGCAATTGTTTCAGATCCCTCTCAGATTGAAGTCAAACTCTTCAATCGCTGGAGCTTCGATGATGTTCAG CTTTCTGATATGTCACTGAGCGATTATATTGGAGTTTCGGCATCGAAACATGCCACATATGTTCCACACACTGCTGGTAGATACTCACAAAAGCGATTCCGGAAAGCCAATTGTCCCATTGTTGAGAGATTGACAAACTCCCTCATGATGCATGGTAGGAACAATGGAAAGAAGCTTATGGCTGCTAAAATCATCCAGCATGCTATGGAAATTATTCATTTGCTAACTGACCAGAACCCAATTCAGGTTATCTGTGATGCTATCGTCAACAG TGGACCTCGTGAAGATGCAACTCGTATTGGTTCTGCTGGAGTTGTGAGAAGACAGGCCGTGGATATCTCACCCCTTCGCCGTGTTAATCAAGCCATCTATCTTCTAACTACCGGGGCACGTGAAGCTTCTTTCAGAAATATTAAGACAGTTGCTGAATGTTTGGCCGATGAGCTTATTAATGCAGCAAAAGGTTCATCCAACAG TTATGCAATCAAGAAGAAAGATGAAATTGAGAGAGTTGCCAAGGCAAATCGTTAA